In Candidatus Dormiibacterota bacterium, the following are encoded in one genomic region:
- a CDS encoding ABC transporter permease: MSPWAVLRVAFRALGRNTMRSFLTALGIIIGVAAFIAMVVIGEGAKARVEEAFSSMGTNLLIVLPGSSSQRGVFGGFGSQPTLTWDDLKAIQTEVPSVRHAAPQLRSTASVVSEEQNWTTSVTGVTPEYFEIRNWPVTSGVSFTASDIDAATKVVLLGTTVVDRLYGPGADPIGQTVRIKGMPFQVTGVMVRKGQSPMGQDYDDAVFIPVSTFRSKIQGGLNNFIAGSIFVGASSPASTSKAEREVRSLLRDRHHLPPEADDDFQVRNLTEIATAQQEGTKTLTALLASIAAVSLVVGGIGIMNIMLVSVTERTREIGVRMAVGAKPRHILAQFLTEALSLSILGGVTGALLGLFAAWRLAAQFGWPMLIRPSIVVLALVFSGLVGVVFGLYPAQRASRLDPIEALRYE; this comes from the coding sequence ATGAGCCCCTGGGCCGTCCTGCGCGTCGCCTTCCGCGCTCTCGGACGCAACACCATGCGCTCGTTCCTGACGGCGCTGGGCATCATCATCGGCGTCGCCGCCTTCATCGCCATGGTCGTGATCGGCGAAGGGGCGAAGGCGCGCGTGGAGGAGGCGTTCTCGTCGATGGGGACGAATCTCCTGATCGTCCTGCCCGGCTCGTCCTCGCAGCGCGGCGTGTTCGGCGGGTTCGGATCGCAGCCGACCCTGACCTGGGACGACCTGAAGGCGATCCAGACCGAAGTCCCGTCGGTCCGCCACGCCGCCCCGCAGCTCCGCTCGACGGCGTCGGTCGTCAGCGAGGAGCAGAACTGGACGACCTCAGTGACCGGGGTGACCCCCGAGTACTTCGAGATCCGCAACTGGCCGGTGACGTCGGGAGTGTCGTTCACGGCCTCCGACATCGACGCCGCAACCAAGGTCGTCCTGCTCGGAACGACCGTCGTCGACCGTCTGTACGGTCCCGGGGCCGACCCGATCGGCCAGACGGTGCGGATCAAGGGGATGCCGTTCCAGGTGACCGGGGTGATGGTCCGGAAGGGGCAGTCCCCCATGGGGCAGGATTACGACGACGCGGTGTTCATCCCGGTCAGCACGTTCCGCTCGAAGATCCAGGGCGGCCTGAACAACTTCATCGCCGGCTCGATCTTCGTCGGAGCGTCCTCCCCCGCCTCGACGTCGAAGGCCGAGCGAGAGGTCAGGAGCCTCCTGCGCGACCGCCACCACCTGCCCCCCGAGGCGGACGACGACTTCCAGGTCAGGAACCTCACCGAGATCGCCACCGCCCAGCAGGAGGGGACGAAGACCCTGACGGCCCTTCTGGCCAGCATCGCCGCCGTGTCGCTCGTCGTCGGCGGCATCGGCATCATGAACATCATGCTGGTGAGCGTCACCGAGCGCACGCGCGAGATCGGCGTCCGCATGGCGGTCGGCGCCAAGCCCCGCCACATCCTGGCCCAGTTCCTGACCGAGGCTCTGTCGCTGTCGATCCTGGGGGGCGTCACCGGCGCCCTTCTGGGTCTCTTCGCCGCCTGGCGTCTCGCCGCCCAGTTCGGCTGGCCGATGCTGATCCGCCCGAGCATCGTCGTGCTGGCTCTCGTGTTCAGCGGGCTGGTCGGTGTCGTGTTCGGACTGTACCCGGCGCAGCGGGCGTCGCGGCTCGATCCGATCGAGGCGCTGCGGTACGAGTGA
- the larB gene encoding nickel pincer cofactor biosynthesis protein LarB, protein MNTVELKKILERVRAGRMKPDEALRRLRLLPYEDLGFAKVDNHRQLRRGFPEVIFGEGKSVPQIVAIMGRVASKRQPVLVTRVTPDVYKKVRRRYRGARYHQQARAITLEVPGPKKTRPGILVLAAGTSDLPVAEEAAVTAEILGNDVVRVYDVGIAGLHRLLDHKNELLRARVIIVVAGMEGALPSIVASLVDVPVIGVPTSVGYGTGIKGVAALMGMLNSCAAGLLVVNIDNGFGAGYAASNINLNIENHSNKM, encoded by the coding sequence CTGAACACCGTCGAGCTGAAGAAGATCCTCGAGCGCGTCCGCGCCGGCAGGATGAAGCCGGACGAGGCGCTCAGGCGTCTCAGGCTGTTGCCCTACGAGGACCTCGGCTTCGCCAAGGTGGACAACCACCGACAGCTGCGCCGCGGCTTCCCCGAGGTGATCTTCGGGGAGGGGAAGAGCGTGCCGCAGATCGTCGCCATCATGGGGCGGGTGGCGTCGAAGAGACAGCCGGTGCTGGTCACACGGGTCACGCCGGATGTCTACAAGAAGGTAAGGAGGCGCTACCGGGGAGCGCGCTACCACCAGCAGGCGCGGGCCATCACCCTGGAGGTGCCCGGCCCCAAGAAGACCCGGCCCGGGATCCTGGTCCTGGCCGCCGGGACGTCCGACCTGCCGGTTGCCGAAGAAGCGGCGGTGACCGCCGAGATCCTCGGGAACGACGTCGTGCGGGTGTACGACGTCGGCATCGCCGGCCTGCACCGGCTGCTCGATCACAAAAATGAACTGCTCCGCGCCCGGGTGATCATAGTCGTGGCCGGTATGGAGGGGGCCCTCCCAAGCATCGTGGCCAGCCTGGTCGATGTGCCGGTGATAGGAGTGCCGACCAGTGTCGGCTATGGCACCGGAATCAAGGGAGTGGCGGCCCTCATGGGGATGCTCAACTCCTGCGCGGCCGGTCTGCTCGTGGTCAACATAGACAACGGGTTCGGAGCCGGATATGCCGCCTCAAATATCAATTTGAATATCGAGAATCACTCCAATAAGATGTAA
- a CDS encoding ABC transporter ATP-binding protein, which translates to MATRPLIRLENVTKVYHAGEVEVRALAGVSLVVEAGEFVSIMGASGSGKSTLMHLIGCLDRPTSGQYLLEGREVSGLNRNALAEVRNRTMGFVFQSFNLLSRTSAVENVELPLVYAGVPGAERRRRAIEALRQVGLGDRLEHHPGQMSGGQQQRVAIARALVGDPRLLLADEPTGNLDSKTSSEVMALLRGLSEAGLTVVLVTHAPDIATWTSRVLNLKDGLILSDQRQAPVTPGAPAPAAARPVEVVP; encoded by the coding sequence ATGGCGACCCGACCGCTCATCAGGCTTGAGAACGTCACCAAGGTCTACCACGCCGGCGAGGTCGAGGTCCGGGCGCTAGCCGGCGTCTCCCTGGTCGTCGAGGCAGGCGAGTTCGTGTCGATCATGGGGGCGTCCGGCTCCGGAAAATCGACACTGATGCATCTCATCGGCTGCCTCGACCGACCGACCTCCGGTCAGTACCTGCTCGAAGGGCGCGAGGTCTCGGGGCTGAACCGCAACGCCCTCGCCGAAGTCCGCAACCGCACCATGGGGTTCGTGTTCCAGAGCTTCAATCTTCTATCCCGCACCAGCGCCGTGGAGAACGTCGAGCTGCCGCTGGTCTATGCCGGCGTGCCGGGGGCCGAGCGCCGGCGCCGCGCCATCGAGGCGCTGCGCCAGGTCGGCCTCGGGGATCGGCTCGAGCACCATCCGGGCCAGATGTCGGGGGGGCAGCAGCAGCGCGTGGCGATCGCGCGCGCCCTCGTGGGGGACCCGAGGCTGTTGCTGGCCGACGAGCCGACCGGCAACCTCGACTCGAAGACCAGCAGCGAGGTGATGGCCCTTCTGCGCGGGTTGAGCGAGGCGGGGCTGACCGTCGTCCTGGTCACGCACGCTCCGGACATCGCCACCTGGACCTCGCGCGTCCTCAACCTGAAGGACGGCCTCATCCTGTCGGACCAGAGGCAGGCCCCGGTGACTCCCGGTGCGCCCGCGCCCGCCGCCGCCCGCCCTGTCGAGGTCGTCCCATGA
- the rpsU gene encoding 30S ribosomal protein S21, giving the protein MPLVRVREDESLENALRRFKRKCEKSGVLSELKKRQHYLKPSQKRKIKALAARKKALKRLAQERRFSE; this is encoded by the coding sequence ATGCCCCTCGTGAGGGTACGCGAGGATGAGTCCTTGGAGAACGCCCTTCGGCGCTTCAAGAGGAAGTGCGAGAAGTCCGGCGTTCTATCGGAGCTGAAGAAGCGCCAGCACTACCTGAAGCCGAGCCAGAAGAGGAAGATCAAGGCGCTGGCCGCCAGGAAGAAGGCGCTGAAGAGACTGGCCCAGGAAAGACGCTTCAGCGAGTGA
- a CDS encoding efflux RND transporter periplasmic adaptor subunit codes for MKRRTAWVAGIIVVTAVGALAALSLGGGRGKAGTAKYETVKVERGKIVAKVTASGTLSALVTVQVGTQVSGRIQDLYVDFNSPVHKGEVLAKIDPQFFKAAVEQAKANLVAAEGNLAKAKAQAADAHRQYVRAKSLVEQGQLIAQSDLDTADANAQAADAQVQAMDGQVAQARATLYQADVNLGYTTITSSIDGTVISRNVDVGQTVAASLQAPTLFTIAQDLKKMQVDTNVSEADVGKLSPGMRTSFNVDAFPGENFKGVIRQIRNSPQSVQNVVTYDAVIDVDNPDLRLRPGMTANVTFTYAEKDDALRFPNAALRFRPPAEIAAKAPRPERDRRVLWVLRDGAPVPVAIKTGLSDGSVTEIADGDLQEGDALVTEAVTPGSGVPPAFRRPL; via the coding sequence ATGAAGCGTCGGACCGCCTGGGTCGCGGGCATCATCGTCGTGACCGCCGTGGGAGCGCTGGCCGCGCTGTCCCTGGGTGGAGGGCGGGGCAAAGCCGGGACTGCAAAGTATGAAACCGTCAAGGTCGAGCGGGGCAAGATCGTGGCGAAGGTGACCGCTTCGGGGACCCTGTCGGCCCTGGTCACGGTGCAGGTCGGGACGCAGGTCTCGGGACGGATCCAGGACCTGTACGTCGACTTCAACAGCCCGGTCCACAAGGGAGAGGTGCTGGCGAAGATCGACCCGCAGTTCTTCAAGGCGGCCGTCGAGCAGGCGAAGGCGAACCTGGTGGCCGCCGAGGGGAACCTCGCCAAGGCCAAGGCGCAGGCCGCCGACGCCCACAGGCAGTACGTGCGCGCCAAGTCCCTCGTCGAGCAGGGACAGCTGATCGCCCAGTCGGACCTCGACACTGCGGACGCCAACGCCCAGGCGGCCGACGCGCAGGTCCAGGCGATGGACGGGCAGGTGGCGCAGGCGCGGGCCACCCTGTATCAGGCGGACGTCAATCTGGGCTACACCACCATCACGTCGTCGATCGACGGCACCGTGATCTCGCGCAACGTGGATGTCGGCCAGACGGTAGCCGCGTCGCTGCAGGCCCCGACGCTGTTCACCATTGCGCAGGACCTCAAGAAGATGCAGGTCGACACCAACGTCTCCGAGGCGGACGTCGGCAAGCTGAGCCCCGGCATGCGCACGAGCTTCAACGTGGACGCTTTTCCGGGGGAAAACTTCAAGGGAGTGATCCGGCAGATCCGCAACTCGCCGCAGTCGGTGCAGAACGTGGTGACCTACGACGCCGTCATCGACGTGGACAATCCCGACCTGCGGCTCCGGCCGGGGATGACCGCCAACGTCACCTTCACGTATGCCGAGAAGGACGACGCCCTCAGGTTCCCGAACGCCGCCCTGCGCTTCCGGCCGCCGGCCGAGATCGCCGCGAAGGCCCCCCGCCCCGAGCGCGACCGTCGCGTCCTCTGGGTGCTGCGCGATGGGGCGCCCGTCCCCGTCGCCATCAAGACCGGTCTCTCGGACGGCAGCGTGACCGAGATCGCCGACGGAGACCTGCAGGAAGGGGACGCCCTGGTCACCGAAGCGGTGACACCCGGAAGCGGCGTGCCGCCGGCCTTCCGGCGGCCTCTGTAG